The following proteins are encoded in a genomic region of Prochlorococcus marinus XMU1408:
- a CDS encoding DNA recombination-mediator protein A: protein MSLSRSLDLPALGRVDTLAQELALLKNEGKRRIAFLGSRHVPVVSIHIVELIARSLAQEGHSIITSGSQGVNAAVIRAVLDVNPSLLTVLLPQALDRQTSEVKDLLGNVLHLIEKEDNNDLPLPMASSLCNQEIINRCDQLICFAFHDSETLLSSCHSAEDMGKVVSLMFFD from the coding sequence ATGTCCTTGAGTCGATCACTCGATCTTCCTGCATTGGGACGAGTTGATACTCTCGCTCAGGAATTGGCCTTGTTGAAAAATGAGGGAAAAAGAAGAATTGCTTTTTTAGGGAGCAGACATGTCCCTGTGGTATCGATACATATAGTTGAATTAATAGCTAGGTCTTTAGCTCAAGAAGGGCATTCGATAATTACATCGGGTTCTCAAGGTGTAAATGCTGCAGTGATTCGAGCTGTTTTAGATGTTAATCCCTCACTCTTAACTGTTTTGTTGCCTCAAGCCCTCGATAGACAGACTTCAGAGGTTAAGGATCTTCTTGGTAACGTTTTACATTTAATAGAAAAAGAGGATAACAACGATTTACCATTGCCAATGGCAAGCAGTCTTTGCAATCAAGAAATTATTAATAGATGTGATCAATTAATTTGCTTTGCATTTCATGATAGTGAAACATTATTAAGTAGTTGTCATAGTGCTGAAGATATGGGAAAAGTAGTGAGTCTTATGTTTTTTGATTAA
- a CDS encoding YajQ family cyclic di-GMP-binding protein, translating into MPSSYSFDVVSEFDQQELVNAIDQLRREVDQRYDLKDSKTKIDIQENELSIVSLSEMTIQSVKDILLQKATKRNLSLKIFDFQKIETIGGNMVMQNVKLKKGLSQEISKQLSKLVRDNFKKVTASIQGDSLRITGKNKDDLQSAINLIKSQEDDLDIALQFENYR; encoded by the coding sequence ATGCCATCTTCTTATTCTTTTGACGTAGTGTCAGAATTTGATCAGCAAGAATTAGTAAATGCTATTGATCAATTGAGAAGAGAAGTTGATCAAAGGTATGATCTTAAAGACTCAAAGACCAAGATTGATATTCAAGAAAATGAATTATCTATTGTTTCTTTAAGTGAGATGACAATACAATCTGTAAAAGATATTTTGCTACAGAAAGCTACTAAAAGAAATTTATCATTAAAAATATTTGATTTTCAAAAGATTGAAACTATTGGTGGAAATATGGTAATGCAAAATGTTAAGTTGAAAAAAGGATTATCTCAAGAAATTTCAAAACAATTAAGTAAATTAGTTCGAGATAATTTCAAGAAAGTAACCGCATCAATACAAGGCGATAGTCTAAGAATTACCGGTAAAAATAAAGATGATTTACAATCCGCAATTAATTTAATTAAGAGTCAAGAAGATGATCTTGATATAGCTTTACAGTTTGAGAATTATAGATAG
- a CDS encoding prohibitin family protein, which translates to MTTPFRNVTPNGPGGTTTLLLVLSFTGFLLLTQAFFVVPAGQVSVVTTLGKVSGGSRKPGLNFKVPFVQNTYPFNVQTQVRPEKFDSLTKDLQVISATATVKYALKPNEAGRVFKTISYNDREIYNRIIQPSLLKALKSVFSKYELVTIASSWSDISELVEQTVADELNKFDYVDVQSLDLTGLTIADEYRAAIEQKQIAEQQLLRAQTEVKIAEQEALRYDTLNKSLDDQVLFKLFLDKWNGETQVVPALPGTKSGNVPVIVGGRNK; encoded by the coding sequence ATGACAACTCCATTTCGTAACGTGACTCCGAATGGACCAGGTGGCACAACAACCCTTCTACTTGTCCTATCATTTACTGGCTTCTTACTTCTGACACAAGCTTTTTTTGTTGTTCCTGCTGGACAAGTTTCAGTAGTGACCACATTAGGAAAAGTAAGTGGTGGATCTCGTAAGCCTGGTTTGAATTTTAAAGTTCCTTTTGTTCAAAATACATATCCTTTTAATGTTCAAACCCAAGTTAGACCAGAAAAGTTTGATTCTTTAACTAAAGATTTGCAAGTTATTTCTGCTACAGCCACTGTGAAATATGCTCTAAAGCCTAATGAAGCTGGAAGAGTATTCAAAACTATTTCTTATAATGATAGAGAGATATACAATAGGATTATTCAACCATCATTACTTAAAGCTTTAAAGTCAGTTTTTTCAAAGTATGAGTTGGTAACAATAGCTAGCTCCTGGAGTGATATCTCTGAATTGGTAGAGCAAACAGTTGCAGATGAACTTAATAAGTTTGATTATGTTGATGTTCAATCTCTTGATCTCACAGGATTGACAATTGCAGATGAGTATCGAGCAGCAATTGAACAAAAACAGATAGCTGAGCAGCAATTATTAAGAGCTCAAACTGAAGTTAAAATTGCAGAGCAAGAAGCTTTGAGATATGACACATTAAATAAAAGTCTTGATGATCAAGTCCTTTTCAAATTATTTTTAGATAAATGGAATGGGGAGACTCAAGTAGTACCTGCTTTACCAGGAACTAAATCAGGAAATGTTCCTGTAATAGTAGGCGGAAGAAATAAATAG
- the hemL gene encoding glutamate-1-semialdehyde 2,1-aminomutase — translation MNTKRSKEIFGSAKNLMPGGVSSPVRAFKSVEGDPIVFDRVKGPYAWDVDGNRYIDYVGSWGPAICGHAHPEVIAALQETLEKGTSFGAPCALENQLAEMVIDAVPSVEMVRFVNSGTEACMAVLRLMRAFTGRDKVIKFEGCYHGHADMFLVKAGSGVATLGLPDSPGVPRSTTANTLTAPYNDLEAVKELFAENPDAISGVILEPVVGNAGFITPEPGFLEGLREVTQENGALLVFDEVMTGFRISYGGAQERFGVTPDLTTMGKVIGGGLPVGAYGGRKEIMSMVSPSGPMYQAGTLSGNPLAMTAGIKTLELLKQEGTYEKLEAITKKLLDGIITAAKESNIAIHGQSISAMFGFYLCEGPVRNFEEAKAADTDRFSKLHRLMLQKGVYLAPSAFEAGFTSLAHSEDDITSTIKAFQESFAEIA, via the coding sequence TTGAACACAAAAAGATCTAAAGAAATTTTTGGCTCTGCCAAAAATTTAATGCCAGGTGGAGTCAGTTCACCAGTAAGAGCTTTCAAATCCGTTGAAGGGGATCCAATCGTTTTTGATCGAGTTAAAGGTCCTTACGCATGGGATGTAGATGGAAACAGATACATCGACTATGTAGGAAGCTGGGGTCCTGCGATTTGTGGGCATGCCCATCCTGAGGTGATTGCAGCCCTTCAAGAGACACTTGAAAAAGGTACTAGCTTCGGAGCTCCTTGTGCTCTTGAAAACCAACTCGCTGAGATGGTAATTGATGCTGTACCAAGCGTTGAGATGGTCCGTTTTGTTAATAGTGGAACAGAAGCCTGCATGGCCGTTCTGCGTTTAATGAGAGCCTTCACTGGAAGAGACAAAGTTATTAAGTTTGAAGGTTGCTATCACGGGCATGCAGATATGTTTTTAGTAAAGGCAGGATCAGGAGTTGCAACACTTGGTCTGCCAGACTCACCAGGCGTTCCAAGGAGTACAACAGCTAATACCCTTACTGCCCCATATAACGACCTTGAAGCAGTTAAAGAGCTATTTGCTGAAAACCCTGATGCTATTTCTGGCGTAATTCTCGAGCCAGTTGTAGGGAATGCAGGCTTCATAACACCAGAACCAGGTTTTTTAGAAGGATTAAGAGAGGTAACACAAGAAAATGGAGCTCTTTTAGTTTTTGATGAAGTAATGACTGGTTTTAGAATCAGCTATGGAGGAGCCCAAGAGCGTTTTGGAGTCACCCCTGATTTAACTACTATGGGTAAGGTAATTGGAGGAGGACTACCTGTAGGAGCATATGGTGGACGAAAGGAAATCATGTCAATGGTTTCTCCTTCTGGTCCAATGTATCAAGCAGGTACATTGAGCGGTAATCCTTTAGCAATGACTGCAGGTATTAAAACTCTTGAGCTTCTTAAACAAGAAGGTACCTATGAAAAATTAGAGGCTATTACTAAAAAACTTTTAGATGGAATCATCACTGCTGCTAAAGAATCAAACATTGCAATCCATGGTCAAAGTATTAGCGCTATGTTCGGTTTTTACCTTTGTGAAGGCCCTGTCAGAAACTTTGAGGAAGCTAAAGCTGCAGACACTGATCGTTTCAGCAAACTACATAGACTAATGCTTCAAAAAGGGGTTTATTTGGCTCCAAGTGCATTTGAAGCTGGTTTCACCTCACTTGCTCATTCTGAAGATGACATAACTTCGACAATAAAAGCTTTCCAAGAAAGTTTCGCAGAAATTGCATAA